The Terriglobus roseus sequence GTCACCGCCCGTCTTCACCGTGCGGCTTAACCCCATGGTTGCGGGCGTCTGGCAGTAGCGGCTGCAGTTGTCGACGTTATTCGTGCCAATGACGGCACGCGCCAGCTTCTGCATCAGGTAGCTCTCTTCGTTGGTGCACTTCGAGGAAGCGATGAAGGCTAGCGCATCTGGTCCGAAGTTCTGCTTGATCTCAGAGAACTTGCTTGCGATGAGTGTCAGTGCCTCGTCCCACGTTGCTTCGCGGTAGGTAGAGTGCTGTCCATCGTTCACGCGGATCAGTGGCGTGCGGAGCCTGGCGAGAGAGTTCGTGTACTCATAACCGAACTTGCCCTTGACGCAGGTGGAGATGCCGTTTGCAGGGCCGTGCATCGGTTCGATCTTAAGAACATGGCGATCGCGCGTCCACACATCGAACGAGCAGCCGACGCCGCAGAAGGTGCACACCGTCTTGGTGCGCTTCACACGAGCCTCACGCATCGTGCTTTCGATATCGCTGAGCGCCAGGATCGGTGGATAGCCCGTCTCCGGCTCAACGCCCTTGACGACTTCGATCATGCTGTCGAGTGTGCCGGCGGGCAGGTTGGTCAGTGTGCCGGCGCGCTGCAGCATGCTCTTTTCCATGAGCGCGTTACATGGGCAAACGGTAACGCAGTGGCCGCAACTGACGCAGCTTGATCCGGCAACCTGCTCGCCGCCATCCCAAAGCACGCGCGGGTGCTTGCTTGTCCAGTCGATGGAGAGAGTTTCGTTCACCTGCACATCCTGGCAAGCCTCAACACAACGGCCGCAGAGAATGCACTGGTCGGGATCGTAGCGATAGAACGGGTTGGAGTGATCCTGCTCATACGGCTTATGCAGGAACGGCCGTTCCTGGTGCACCACACGCATCTCGCCCACGGCGTTGTGGATGGTGCAGTTGCCGTTGTTGTTGTCGCAGATGGTGCAGTAGAGATCGTGATTCTGCAGGACGCGATCCATCGCCTCGCGCTGTGCGCGGTCGGCGCGCGCGCTTTCAGCGAACACCTTCATGCCGGGACGAACGACCGTCGCGCAGGCACGTACGAGCTCCCCGTCCACTTCGACCATGCAGGTATCGCAGGTCTGGATGGGTCCCATCTGCGGCAGGTAACAGAGCTGCGGCACGCTGCGGTAGTTCCCCATATGCTCCGAGCGTGAAGCGTCCTCTGCTGTGCCGGGATACTCCATCTTCGAGGACGCGGGGGACAGCGCAAACTCGGGATTTTGGGCTGAAGCGGCGCGTTCCGACGGCGTCAGCTTCTTGTCCTCAAGATGGAAGCCGGCATCGGCGATGGATGCATTCGCCTGCGCTGCAGCGCGATTCAGCACCTCAATCAGCAACTCGCCTTCGCCCGCGGACACTTCGCGACCATCAATCGACAGGTTGAAGGTGTGCGGCACGGCAAGCGGCGTGTTCAGCAGGCGCTTCGGGAGCTCAGTGACAATCTGCGGCATAGACACCTTAGGATGCATGCGTGGCGCAGCAGGACGTTTGCCGCCCCACGCCACGTCGCGTTTATGATATCGCCGATATGTCACCTCACCTTGCGACTGGCAGTACGCATATCGGCATCTCGGGCTGGCGCTACCAAGGCTGGCGTGGATCGTTTTACCCGCCCGGACTGCCACGGCGGCTGGAGCTGCAGCACGCATCGCGCATCTTCAACTCCATTGAAATCAATGGGACACACTACTCGCTGCTACGGCCGTCCAGCTTCGAGCAGTGGCGGGACGCGACGCCTGACGGATTCACGTTCGCCCTCAAGGGGTCGCGTTTCATCACGCACATGCTAAAGCTGCGCGGAGCTGAGGGTGCGCTGGCAAACTTCTTCGCGCAGGGCGTCCTTGCGCTTGGACCGAAGATGGGTCCGATCCTGTGGCAATTCGCGCCTCGCTTTGCGTTCGACGCCGAGCGGCTGAGTACGTTCTTCGACCTGCTGCCTCGGACTACGACCGATGTGGCAGCACTGGCGCACGAACACGGTCCCCGCCTGAAAGGCCGCGCCTTCACCGAGGCGCTGGTGAAGCAGCCGGTTCGTCACTGCATCGAGATCCGGCACGACAGCTTTGTATGCCCGGAGTTCATTGCGCTGCTGCGCAAGCACAATATCGGGCTGGTCGTCGCAGATACCGTGGAGTGGCCGCTGCTCTTCGATGTGACATCGGACTTCGTCTACTGCCGTCTGCACGGCTCCGAAGAGCTCTATGCCAGCGGCTACGGCGACGCAGCACTCGATACCTGGGCGAAGCGCGTCGTTCGGTGGGCGCACGGCGAAGAAGCCGAAGACGAGACCGCCTCCAGCAGGCTGCATGGACATCACGCGAGCCCGACACCGGCGCGCAAGCGGCAGAAGCGGGATGTCTTTGTTTACTTCGACAATGATGCGAAGGTGCATGCACCGTACGACGCGCAGGCCCTGCAACGCCGCGTGGAGAAGCTGCACACTGCAAAGAAGTAGCTCCGTCCTAAGACGGAGCTAGCCGTTCTTACACTTGTCTGTCGAACTAAGCAGCGCGGTGCTTCCCACCCAGCTTTAGCAGAGACGCAACGATTGCATCCTGCCATGCGGTGATCTCTTCCTCGCGCAGTGTTCGCTCCGGCGATTGGAAGACGGTACGCAGCAGCAGCGAGTACTCCCCGCGTGCAACGGCCTTGCCCTTCGGGTCGCGAAAAATTTCAATGGGTGCCAGCGAAATCATCTCTGCAATGCCAAGAGTGCTGATTGCGGTTTCGACATCTTTCCACTGAACGCTGTCTGCGAAGAGAAACGAGAAGTCACGCTCGACAGCCTGGTATCGCGATGGTTCTTGCGCGGAGGGCTGGCGCAATACGTATTCGAAGAGTGCCGGGATATTGAGCTCTGCCACAACGGCCGCTTCTTTCAATTTGCGGCGCTCACACTCAGCAGTGCTCAGCTCTCCCAACCATCCGACCGTCACGCCTCCAACGGCAAGACTGGCGCCGCGGCCTGCTTCAATCCACGCGGGAACACCTTCGCTGGAGAAGACCGGGGACGGCATCACGAAGCGTGACAGCAACTCTTCGACAGCGCCTTTCACTTCAAAGAAGAGCGCGTCCGCTGCGTCGATCGTCCGGGTCGCGATGGCATCGCCGAAGGCGCCCAGCGCGAGCGATGGATGTTCGACGACTTGGGCGATCGTGCCGGTGAAGACGGTGCCGTACTCGAAGATGCGTCCCGAACGAACATCGCGTG is a genomic window containing:
- a CDS encoding DUF72 domain-containing protein; amino-acid sequence: MSPHLATGSTHIGISGWRYQGWRGSFYPPGLPRRLELQHASRIFNSIEINGTHYSLLRPSSFEQWRDATPDGFTFALKGSRFITHMLKLRGAEGALANFFAQGVLALGPKMGPILWQFAPRFAFDAERLSTFFDLLPRTTTDVAALAHEHGPRLKGRAFTEALVKQPVRHCIEIRHDSFVCPEFIALLRKHNIGLVVADTVEWPLLFDVTSDFVYCRLHGSEELYASGYGDAALDTWAKRVVRWAHGEEAEDETASSRLHGHHASPTPARKRQKRDVFVYFDNDAKVHAPYDAQALQRRVEKLHTAKK